A genomic region of Rhizobium indicum contains the following coding sequences:
- a CDS encoding universal stress protein: MYRTIICGIGMGPRQTASRLLRRAAALMDEGGSIVVMHVIENIPRHHLTELPEEFETTAIIDAEKKLASLCKELGIPAMIEVRIGVAASLLVSVASEKSADLILVSFHVTDITDYVFSSIVDKVVRHAGCSVLIDRRPDRAQEGSASAAEDAALF, encoded by the coding sequence ATGTATCGGACGATCATCTGCGGCATCGGCATGGGTCCCCGCCAGACGGCCAGCCGCCTTTTGCGCCGGGCTGCAGCGCTGATGGACGAAGGCGGAAGCATCGTCGTCATGCACGTCATCGAGAATATCCCCCGCCATCACCTGACGGAGCTTCCCGAGGAATTCGAAACGACCGCCATCATCGACGCCGAAAAGAAACTTGCATCGCTCTGCAAGGAGCTGGGAATTCCGGCGATGATCGAGGTTCGCATCGGCGTTGCCGCCTCCCTGCTCGTCTCCGTCGCAAGCGAGAAATCGGCCGATCTTATCCTGGTTTCATTCCATGTGACCGATATCACCGACTACGTCTTCTCCTCGATCGTCGACAAGGTCGTGCGCCATGCCGGGTGCTCGGTTCTTATCGATCGGCGCCCCGATCGCGCACAGGAAGGCTCGGCGTCCGCAGCGGAAGACGCGGCGTTGTTCTAA
- a CDS encoding sensor histidine kinase: protein MVPAPKVRSGQTVGIPSGFPCLLLLAMVLAANVASAAIVERVPRVLILYPLDERTPAPVIVGESARNRLLEVTTGKIDLFSEFLDLTRFSDKIHIDRMARYLAAKYVDYRPDVVIAIAEPAANFIVAHRSTIAPNARIVFSGFGSDTAARMKLPSDVVGAFTEFDIAKTLQMARSLQPSARHLFIVGGSSEFDRSWLALARKELALLVKSYETTYLTDLTIDEFVERVARLPSESIVLFLTVSKDSTGRDLIPRDALERIAATASAPIYGPFSTYVGHGIVGGNTVTFESAGLAVADLTADAIGGKVIANVDVPQTYVADARQLKHWDLSESRLPPGTVQSFKEKTLWEEHQRLIIAILVVLALQGLVIGGLLVERRRRHGAEQEARRRLLEVVHLNQSATAGALSASIAHELNQPLGAIRANAEAAEVMIRGKTPDLKLIQQILCDIRDDDQRAEDIIVRLRGLLKKRSEIDWQEFDLKDVIKSSIQILHAEAGRRNITISFSQPVAQLPVRADQVHVQQVILNLATNAMDAMLDAVSTERRLVFQTTLTEGSEVELSISDTGRGIPSGQLARVFDAFYTTKATGTGLGLSIARTIIETYGGKIWADNRADGGAVFRFVLPLAQRG, encoded by the coding sequence ATGGTTCCTGCTCCTAAAGTTCGGTCCGGCCAGACCGTTGGAATTCCATCCGGATTTCCTTGCCTTCTGTTGCTCGCGATGGTTTTGGCCGCGAATGTCGCCTCGGCGGCGATTGTGGAGCGGGTTCCGCGCGTGCTCATCCTTTACCCGCTGGATGAAAGAACCCCCGCACCAGTGATTGTCGGTGAATCGGCGAGAAATCGACTGCTGGAGGTAACCACTGGCAAGATTGACCTATTCTCCGAGTTTCTCGACCTTACCAGATTCAGCGACAAAATTCACATAGATCGCATGGCGCGCTATCTCGCCGCGAAATACGTCGATTATCGCCCGGATGTTGTCATCGCCATCGCAGAGCCGGCGGCCAACTTCATCGTCGCGCACCGCAGTACAATCGCCCCAAATGCTAGGATAGTGTTCTCCGGCTTTGGTAGCGACACTGCCGCCAGAATGAAGCTGCCGAGCGATGTGGTAGGTGCGTTTACCGAGTTCGACATCGCGAAAACTCTCCAAATGGCTCGCAGCCTCCAGCCGAGCGCACGCCATCTTTTCATTGTCGGCGGTTCGTCGGAGTTCGACCGTTCGTGGCTTGCACTAGCGCGCAAGGAGCTGGCGCTTCTCGTCAAGAGCTATGAAACAACTTACTTGACGGATTTGACGATTGATGAGTTTGTCGAGCGCGTCGCCCGCCTCCCGTCCGAAAGCATCGTTTTGTTCCTGACCGTTTCGAAGGATAGCACCGGGCGTGACCTTATCCCGAGGGACGCGCTCGAACGGATAGCGGCCACAGCCAGCGCACCGATTTATGGTCCCTTCTCCACCTATGTCGGTCATGGCATTGTCGGTGGCAACACCGTCACCTTTGAATCGGCGGGACTGGCTGTAGCCGACCTCACTGCGGATGCGATTGGCGGAAAGGTGATCGCCAATGTCGACGTGCCGCAGACCTACGTCGCCGATGCGAGACAACTGAAGCACTGGGACTTGTCGGAGAGCAGGCTCCCTCCGGGAACAGTTCAAAGCTTCAAGGAAAAGACCCTATGGGAGGAGCACCAGAGGCTGATCATTGCCATCCTTGTCGTTCTCGCGCTTCAAGGCTTGGTCATTGGGGGATTGCTGGTCGAGCGCCGGCGCCGCCACGGCGCGGAGCAGGAGGCGCGCCGTCGTCTTCTTGAGGTGGTGCACCTTAACCAGTCGGCCACCGCAGGGGCGCTGTCGGCCTCGATCGCCCATGAGCTCAACCAACCGCTTGGCGCGATCCGAGCCAACGCCGAAGCTGCCGAAGTCATGATCCGCGGCAAAACGCCCGACCTCAAACTGATCCAACAAATACTCTGTGACATCCGCGACGATGATCAGCGTGCCGAGGATATCATCGTGCGGCTAAGAGGACTGCTCAAGAAGCGGAGCGAAATCGACTGGCAAGAATTCGACCTGAAGGACGTGATCAAGAGCTCGATCCAAATTCTCCACGCTGAGGCGGGTCGAAGGAACATAACAATCAGTTTCAGCCAACCGGTAGCGCAACTTCCGGTGCGGGCAGACCAGGTTCATGTTCAGCAAGTTATATTGAACCTCGCTACCAATGCGATGGATGCGATGCTCGACGCGGTGTCGACCGAGAGACGGCTGGTGTTTCAGACAACTCTCACAGAGGGATCCGAAGTCGAGTTATCAATTTCGGATACTGGACGCGGCATCCCAAGCGGACAGCTCGCCAGGGTTTTCGACGCGTTCTACACCACCAAGGCGACTGGCACTGGACTTGGCCTCTCCATCGCGCGCACAATAATCGAAACCTACGGCGGCAAGATATGGGCCGACAATCGCGCTGATGGTGGCGCTGTGTTTCGCTTCGTTCTGCCGCTCGCGCAGCGAGGATGA
- a CDS encoding response regulator transcription factor, protein MGPIVHIVDDDKSFRIAVGRLLEASGFRVISYESGDDILTRLTGSEPGCILLDLQMPGLSGSELQGCLAQKAPLLPIVFLTGQAEIEDSVRAMKAGAEDFLEKHASNKALLGAIERALLQYEKRRTQQDHVHSLHALVAALTPREYQVFDRIVRGKRNKQIAYDLSTSERTVKAHRHSVMEKLGVGSLAEAVSIAERLGLVDPAA, encoded by the coding sequence GTGGGACCAATCGTTCATATTGTCGATGACGACAAGTCGTTTCGCATCGCGGTCGGACGATTGCTGGAGGCCTCGGGCTTTCGAGTAATTTCTTATGAGTCGGGCGACGATATTTTAACGCGTCTGACAGGCTCGGAACCTGGATGCATTCTGCTCGATCTGCAAATGCCTGGCCTGAGCGGGTCAGAACTGCAGGGCTGTCTCGCACAGAAGGCACCGCTGCTGCCTATCGTGTTTCTCACCGGTCAAGCCGAAATCGAGGACAGCGTTCGAGCGATGAAGGCAGGCGCCGAAGATTTCCTAGAGAAGCATGCATCCAACAAGGCATTGCTAGGGGCTATCGAACGGGCGCTGCTGCAGTATGAAAAGCGGCGTACCCAGCAGGACCATGTTCATTCTCTCCACGCCCTCGTCGCCGCCCTAACGCCGCGTGAATACCAAGTTTTCGACCGGATTGTCCGCGGCAAGCGCAATAAACAGATCGCCTACGATCTCAGCACGTCGGAGAGAACTGTCAAGGCACACCGGCACAGTGTCATGGAAAAACTTGGAGTGGGTTCACTTGCCGAGGCAGTGTCGATTGCCGAGCGATTGGGACTTGTCGATCCGGCGGCATGA
- a CDS encoding DnaJ C-terminal domain-containing protein: MSQDPYELLGVKRDATQKDIQSAFRKLAKKLHPDLNPGDKKAEERFKQISSAYEILSDEEKRGRFDRGEIDITGAERAQRNYYRDYASKSGPGDPYHNSAGFADFSDADDIFASFFSRRSGGGQTRGRGRDRQFSMEVDFLEAVNGTRTEVKMPNGPALDVQIPPGTRDGQTLRLRGKGEPGIGGGPVGDALIEIRVRPHRFFTRDGDDIRLELPISLSEAVLGGKVRVPTPSGAVNLTLPPHSNTGKVLRLKSKGVSKRGGGHGDVYISLKIVLPDAPDERLTALMKEWATANSCDPRKNMEA; this comes from the coding sequence ATGAGCCAGGATCCCTACGAGCTTCTGGGCGTGAAACGCGATGCGACGCAAAAGGATATTCAAAGCGCGTTCCGCAAGCTCGCCAAGAAACTTCACCCCGACCTTAACCCCGGCGACAAAAAAGCTGAGGAACGGTTCAAGCAAATTTCATCGGCCTACGAGATCTTGAGCGATGAGGAAAAACGCGGACGCTTTGACCGCGGCGAGATCGATATAACGGGCGCCGAGCGGGCGCAACGCAACTATTACCGCGACTACGCGTCGAAGAGCGGGCCTGGCGATCCCTACCACAACAGCGCCGGCTTTGCCGATTTCAGCGATGCCGACGATATCTTCGCCAGCTTCTTTTCACGTCGTTCCGGCGGCGGCCAGACCCGTGGTCGTGGCCGTGACCGGCAATTTTCCATGGAGGTCGACTTTCTCGAGGCCGTCAACGGCACCAGGACGGAGGTCAAGATGCCGAATGGTCCGGCGCTCGACGTACAGATCCCGCCGGGGACGCGCGACGGCCAGACCTTGCGACTGCGCGGCAAGGGCGAGCCGGGCATCGGCGGTGGGCCGGTGGGCGATGCCCTGATCGAAATCCGTGTGCGCCCGCACCGCTTCTTTACGCGTGACGGCGACGATATCCGCCTGGAACTGCCGATCTCCCTTAGTGAAGCCGTGCTTGGTGGCAAGGTTCGCGTGCCGACGCCATCGGGAGCGGTCAATCTGACGCTGCCGCCTCATTCGAACACGGGCAAGGTCCTGCGTCTCAAGAGCAAAGGTGTTTCAAAACGCGGCGGCGGACACGGCGACGTCTACATCTCGCTGAAGATCGTGCTGCCCGACGCCCCGGATGAGCGGCTGACGGCCTTGATGAAGGAATGGGCGACGGCAAACTCCTGCGATCCGAGAAAGAACATGGAGGCTTGA